The following are from one region of the Leptospira yasudae genome:
- a CDS encoding SRPBCC family protein → MENTKKLKVIAQGEREILITRTFNAPRPLVFDAMTKPELLKRWFEGPPGWTLIVCDVDLKVGGKYRYVWRNEGGRDMGMGGVYLEIAAPERLVATEVFDESWYAGEAIDTSVLTEIDSKTTLLSINVLYESKEARESVILSPMEDGLGASYDKLETLLATLV, encoded by the coding sequence ATGGAGAATACGAAAAAACTGAAAGTAATCGCGCAAGGAGAACGAGAGATTCTCATCACACGCACATTCAACGCGCCGCGGCCGTTGGTCTTCGATGCGATGACCAAACCGGAATTACTCAAACGCTGGTTCGAAGGTCCGCCCGGTTGGACTTTGATCGTTTGCGACGTCGATCTTAAAGTCGGCGGCAAGTATCGTTACGTCTGGCGCAACGAAGGCGGAAGAGATATGGGAATGGGCGGCGTCTATTTGGAAATCGCAGCGCCCGAACGACTCGTCGCCACGGAAGTTTTCGACGAATCCTGGTATGCGGGAGAAGCGATCGATACGTCCGTCTTAACGGAGATCGATTCTAAAACGACATTGCTTTCCATAAACGTTCTTTACGAATCCAAAGAAGCGAGAGAAAGCGTTATTCTTTCACCGATGGAAGACGGACTCGGAGCAAGCTATGACAAACTCGAAACCCTGCTCGCAACGCTCGTATAA
- a CDS encoding ArsR/SmtB family transcription factor, giving the protein MSASERLDATFAALADPTRRAILARLAEGEASVMELVKPFAMSQPAISKHLKVLEKAGLITRAKDAQKRPRQIEAQPLAEASDWLEKYRQLWEERFDKLDALLDELKVGKKEKESGTRSV; this is encoded by the coding sequence ATGAGTGCGTCGGAACGTTTGGATGCGACGTTCGCGGCGTTAGCAGATCCAACCAGACGGGCGATTCTGGCGCGTTTAGCGGAGGGAGAAGCTTCCGTAATGGAATTGGTAAAGCCCTTTGCCATGAGCCAACCGGCGATTTCCAAACATCTCAAAGTGTTGGAAAAAGCCGGATTGATTACGCGTGCAAAAGACGCGCAAAAAAGACCGAGACAAATCGAGGCTCAGCCGTTGGCGGAAGCGAGCGATTGGCTGGAAAAATACCGCCAGCTTTGGGAAGAGCGTTTTGACAAACTCGACGCGCTCTTGGACGAACTGAAAGTCGGGAAGAAAGAAAAAGAAAGCGGAACGAGATCCGTTTAA